The proteins below come from a single Pieris brassicae chromosome 1, ilPieBrab1.1, whole genome shotgun sequence genomic window:
- the LOC123715957 gene encoding uncharacterized protein PB18E9.04c isoform X1, translating into MTVLKSWVRTKTVICVLSMLMAIVLQVTSLSGPNVCTVKQKYNITKRVKYRAPMSVRTYEWCFSMPPRCSRWKTEMRDLTRLETQERTADVAVCCPGYKMKEVSCVPICPNGKTGNKCSEECPPNKWGPNCVNNCKKCLKGTCSPITGDCECLEGWQGESCNIRMTTQPPPALMEEILTTTKSTLQTLPPFTKTVATAKTVSLESTTPVTYNSPIFTKYATSLKIEESTTSTKTTKIVANEAYSNVALPSTTAGIPMSIVTTQKVPTTFVYNRTETPTEGTSTNLTSAHVTSVSKPPLSTKTIRNIFITTPISSTIYSTSTPAFKEISTTTEAIKMIETTTKFLNVSKFKPKEIWIKPSQKGKSTEFKLKISPNHELIPIRNGSKNDSSSEITTPRTIIVSIIPTSVSHASFKRIALTTATHLARNTKTQKTYNQSVETGFTRSMAATPTQAPFTIKILTTRQRNLSTTTPFIKNVTKTMIPKTSSIKALTKISPAAKPSNITKVAFTTSTLKNKSTNSMTNLAITNQKSFYSTNAIAFQTSTSKVSEITTRATINLKDERKYLKDEIFRTLETAHETITKSSKTTNITEQVKTTILVKIPPKKTNLRNTTKTIPNTITTESPSEDETFHILTEPEHITAVMTDKEREKNSLDLISVVSVVGGIMMAVITVAVIIVMFERCRRPRYDDIRKIHDIQMRAMMGNDDPPPYVRSIFHTPLPEPPRSEKCHYQPISTLDRNLKQFMRPVVVQNISPIMLENFRGILECHYDHLPQRSLEVSSRSSMAPSISHEEQHGHRTLAEYTIDALKCEAKLDIIDSTNAEPLYAEIPCWRPPSEHAIEVMNLNGEAVTEL; encoded by the exons ATGACAGTTCTAAAGTCATGGGTCCGGACCAAAACAGTGATTTGTGTGTTATCCATGCTGATGGCCATTGTTTTGCAAGTCACAAGTTTGAGTGGACCCAATGTGTGCACAGTGAAACAGAA GTACAACATAACGAAACGTGTGAAGTATCGCGCTCCAATGTCAGTGAGGACCTACGAGTGGTGCTTCTCAATGCCGCCGAGATGTTCCCGCTGGAAGACCGAGATGAGAGACCTGACGAGACTTGAa ACACAGGAACGTACTGCAGACGTAGCCGTGTGCTGTCCAGGATATAAAATGAAAGAAGTTTCGTGTGTTCCTATTTGTCCAAACGGAAAGACTGGCAATAAATGCTCAGAAG aatgtCCACCAAACAAATGGGGACCAAACTGTGtaaacaattgtaaaaaatgtttgaaaggAACGTGCTCACCAATCACTGGAGATTGTGAATGCCTAGAAGGATGGCAAGGTGAGAG ttGCAATATCCGCATGACTACACAACCCCCGCCTGCACTAATGGAAGAAATACTAACAACTACAAAGTCTACTCTTCAAACTTTACCTCCCTTTACTAAAACAGTTGCCACTGCCAAAACGGTTTCTTTAGAATCAACAACACCAGTGACTTATAACAGTccaatatttactaaatatgcCACAAGTCTTAAAATTGAAGAATCGACGACCTCAACAAAAACAACTAAGATAGTAGCCAATGAAGCATATAGTAATGTTGCTTTACCCTCCACAACTGCTGGTATACCAATGTCTATAGTTACAACTCAGAAAGTGCCCACTACCTTTGTTTACAATAGAACCGAAACCCCCACAGAAGGTACGTCGACAAACTTAACTTCTGCGCATGTAACTTCAGTTTCTAAGCCTCCATTGTCTACTAAAACCATCCGAAACATCTTTATAACCACACCAATATCTTCTACGATTTACTCTACGTCTACTCCAGCTTTCAAAGAAATTTCAACCACAACCGAGGCCATAAAAATGATTGAAACTACcacaaagtttttaaatgtctCAAAATTTAAGCCCAAGGAAATTTGGATCAAGCCGTCTCAGAAAGGAAAATCAACAGAattcaaattgaaaattagTCCAAACCACGAACTAATACCCATAAGAAATGGAAGTAAGAATGATTCATCGTCAGAAATAACTACTCCGAGGACAATTATAGTTTCTATTATACCAACTTCAGTGTCACATGCTTCATTTAAAAGAATTGCTTTGACGACCGCCACTCACTTAGCTAGGAATACGAAAACGCAGAAAACGTACAACCAAAGTGTGGAAACTGGCTTTACAAGATCCATGGCAGCAACCCCTACCCAAGCACCCtttacgataaaaatattaactacaCGCCAAAGAAATTTATCCACCACGAcaccatttataaaaaatgttacaaaaacaatGATACCAAAGACGTCGTCTATAAAAGcattaacaaaaatttcacCTGCCGCAAAACCTTCTAATATTACAAAGGTGGCTTTCACTACATCaacactgaaaaataaatcaactaacAGCATGACGAATCTTGCAATTACAaatcaaaaatctttttacagCACTAACGCCATAGCTTTCCAAACTTCCACTAGTAAAGTTTCTGAAATAACAACTAGAGCgaccataaatttaaaagatgaaagaaaatacttaaaagaCGAAATATTCAGAACTCTAGAGACCGCCCATGAAACGATTACtaaaagttctaaaacaacTAACATTACCGAACAAGTTAAAACTACTATTCTCGTTAAAATTCCACCAAAGAAGACTAATCTGAGAAATACAACTAAAACGATTCCTAATACAATAACAACTGAGAGTCCGTCTGAAGATGaaacatttcatattttaacagAGCCGGAGCACATCACAGCAGTCATGACCGATAAGGAGAGAGAAAAAAATTCGCTTGATCTTATTTCTGTTGTAAGTGTCGTTGGAGGTATAATGATGGCAGTTATAACAGTGGCTGTAATAATAGTTATGTTTGAAAGGTGTAGGAGACCTAGATATGATGATATAAGGAAAATACACGATATACAGATGCGGGCTATGATGGGTAACGACGATCCGCCTCCGTATGTGAGGAGCATCTTTCATACACCATTACCAG agCCACCACGTTCAGAAAAGTGCCACTATCAACCAATATCCACTTTGGATAGaaacttaaaacaatttatgagGCCAGTAGTCGTACAAAACATTTCACCGATAATGCTGGAAAACTTTCGag GCATTCTTGAATGTCATTATGATCACCTACCACAAAGAAGTCTAGAAGTATCTTCTCGGTCATCAATGGCGCCATCTATTAGCCATGAGGAACAACACGGCCATCGAACTTTAGCGGAGTATACCATTGACGCACTAAAATGTGAAGCGAAATTAGACATTATCGACAGTACCAATGCTGAGCCATTATACGCCGAAATCCCGTGTTGGAGACCACCATCTGAACACGCTATTGAAGTTATGAATTTAAACGGAGAAGCGGTCACGGAATTATGA
- the LOC123715957 gene encoding uncharacterized protein PB18E9.04c isoform X2, protein MPRRMASCNIRMTTQPPPALMEEILTTTKSTLQTLPPFTKTVATAKTVSLESTTPVTYNSPIFTKYATSLKIEESTTSTKTTKIVANEAYSNVALPSTTAGIPMSIVTTQKVPTTFVYNRTETPTEGTSTNLTSAHVTSVSKPPLSTKTIRNIFITTPISSTIYSTSTPAFKEISTTTEAIKMIETTTKFLNVSKFKPKEIWIKPSQKGKSTEFKLKISPNHELIPIRNGSKNDSSSEITTPRTIIVSIIPTSVSHASFKRIALTTATHLARNTKTQKTYNQSVETGFTRSMAATPTQAPFTIKILTTRQRNLSTTTPFIKNVTKTMIPKTSSIKALTKISPAAKPSNITKVAFTTSTLKNKSTNSMTNLAITNQKSFYSTNAIAFQTSTSKVSEITTRATINLKDERKYLKDEIFRTLETAHETITKSSKTTNITEQVKTTILVKIPPKKTNLRNTTKTIPNTITTESPSEDETFHILTEPEHITAVMTDKEREKNSLDLISVVSVVGGIMMAVITVAVIIVMFERCRRPRYDDIRKIHDIQMRAMMGNDDPPPYVRSIFHTPLPEPPRSEKCHYQPISTLDRNLKQFMRPVVVQNISPIMLENFRGILECHYDHLPQRSLEVSSRSSMAPSISHEEQHGHRTLAEYTIDALKCEAKLDIIDSTNAEPLYAEIPCWRPPSEHAIEVMNLNGEAVTEL, encoded by the exons ATGCCTAGAAGGATGGCAAG ttGCAATATCCGCATGACTACACAACCCCCGCCTGCACTAATGGAAGAAATACTAACAACTACAAAGTCTACTCTTCAAACTTTACCTCCCTTTACTAAAACAGTTGCCACTGCCAAAACGGTTTCTTTAGAATCAACAACACCAGTGACTTATAACAGTccaatatttactaaatatgcCACAAGTCTTAAAATTGAAGAATCGACGACCTCAACAAAAACAACTAAGATAGTAGCCAATGAAGCATATAGTAATGTTGCTTTACCCTCCACAACTGCTGGTATACCAATGTCTATAGTTACAACTCAGAAAGTGCCCACTACCTTTGTTTACAATAGAACCGAAACCCCCACAGAAGGTACGTCGACAAACTTAACTTCTGCGCATGTAACTTCAGTTTCTAAGCCTCCATTGTCTACTAAAACCATCCGAAACATCTTTATAACCACACCAATATCTTCTACGATTTACTCTACGTCTACTCCAGCTTTCAAAGAAATTTCAACCACAACCGAGGCCATAAAAATGATTGAAACTACcacaaagtttttaaatgtctCAAAATTTAAGCCCAAGGAAATTTGGATCAAGCCGTCTCAGAAAGGAAAATCAACAGAattcaaattgaaaattagTCCAAACCACGAACTAATACCCATAAGAAATGGAAGTAAGAATGATTCATCGTCAGAAATAACTACTCCGAGGACAATTATAGTTTCTATTATACCAACTTCAGTGTCACATGCTTCATTTAAAAGAATTGCTTTGACGACCGCCACTCACTTAGCTAGGAATACGAAAACGCAGAAAACGTACAACCAAAGTGTGGAAACTGGCTTTACAAGATCCATGGCAGCAACCCCTACCCAAGCACCCtttacgataaaaatattaactacaCGCCAAAGAAATTTATCCACCACGAcaccatttataaaaaatgttacaaaaacaatGATACCAAAGACGTCGTCTATAAAAGcattaacaaaaatttcacCTGCCGCAAAACCTTCTAATATTACAAAGGTGGCTTTCACTACATCaacactgaaaaataaatcaactaacAGCATGACGAATCTTGCAATTACAaatcaaaaatctttttacagCACTAACGCCATAGCTTTCCAAACTTCCACTAGTAAAGTTTCTGAAATAACAACTAGAGCgaccataaatttaaaagatgaaagaaaatacttaaaagaCGAAATATTCAGAACTCTAGAGACCGCCCATGAAACGATTACtaaaagttctaaaacaacTAACATTACCGAACAAGTTAAAACTACTATTCTCGTTAAAATTCCACCAAAGAAGACTAATCTGAGAAATACAACTAAAACGATTCCTAATACAATAACAACTGAGAGTCCGTCTGAAGATGaaacatttcatattttaacagAGCCGGAGCACATCACAGCAGTCATGACCGATAAGGAGAGAGAAAAAAATTCGCTTGATCTTATTTCTGTTGTAAGTGTCGTTGGAGGTATAATGATGGCAGTTATAACAGTGGCTGTAATAATAGTTATGTTTGAAAGGTGTAGGAGACCTAGATATGATGATATAAGGAAAATACACGATATACAGATGCGGGCTATGATGGGTAACGACGATCCGCCTCCGTATGTGAGGAGCATCTTTCATACACCATTACCAG agCCACCACGTTCAGAAAAGTGCCACTATCAACCAATATCCACTTTGGATAGaaacttaaaacaatttatgagGCCAGTAGTCGTACAAAACATTTCACCGATAATGCTGGAAAACTTTCGag GCATTCTTGAATGTCATTATGATCACCTACCACAAAGAAGTCTAGAAGTATCTTCTCGGTCATCAATGGCGCCATCTATTAGCCATGAGGAACAACACGGCCATCGAACTTTAGCGGAGTATACCATTGACGCACTAAAATGTGAAGCGAAATTAGACATTATCGACAGTACCAATGCTGAGCCATTATACGCCGAAATCCCGTGTTGGAGACCACCATCTGAACACGCTATTGAAGTTATGAATTTAAACGGAGAAGCGGTCACGGAATTATGA